In the Engystomops pustulosus chromosome 2, aEngPut4.maternal, whole genome shotgun sequence genome, one interval contains:
- the LOC140119151 gene encoding arylsulfatase H-like isoform X2 gives MRPLHDLCYMAILAFLLLVLGLCEPNEATSQKPNILLFMADDLGIGEIGCYGNYTIRTPNIDRLALEGVKLTQHISAASVCSPSRSAFLTGRYPIRTGMNGHDNGGKRVLLWNAASGGLPTNETTFAKVLKEQGYSTGIIGKWHLGVNCNSMDYFCHHPLNHGFDFFYGIPFTLVNECEPSRPGEIAVEYKKKLWFDAQVFFITVLTLIANKKWKLIDITWTVIVIFALSGTLFFMYWFIAFAFQPYWNCLFMRNLEIVEQPMDLKTKSGQIIKEAKAFINRNEDKPFLLFVSFLHIHTPHYTTKEFRGRSKHDLYGDNIEEMDWMIGQILESIDHNNLKNNTLIYFTSDHGAYLEGMEGSPHLKGSNGIYRGGKGMGGLEGGIRVPGILRWPGRLPANTVIDKLTSLMDIFPTVTNLGGGMPPKDRIVDGKDLMPLLEGHVLNSGHEFMFHYCAGHLHAVRWHQTSSETIWKVHYISPKFPEGAGACYGLKLCPCSGEKVIYHVPPLLYNLSSDPSEKNPLPSDSELYSKVLPTIQKAIARHNATLHKVPQQLYGLNNAWKPWLQPCCGTFPFCWCNKENDP, from the exons ATGAGACCTCTACACGACTT GTGTTACATGGCCATTCTAGCATTTCTACTCTTGGTTCTTGGTTTATGTGAACCAAATGAAGCCACCTCTCAGAAGCCAAATATATTGCTGTTCATGGCTGACGACCTTGGAATTGGGGAGATTGGTTGTTATGGGAATTACACGATAAG GACTCCTAACATTGATAGACTGGCATTGGAAGGTGTAAAATTAACTCAACACATATCTGCAGCATCTGTATGTTCTCCAAGTAGATCAGCATTTCTTACTGGCCGATATCCTATTCGAACAG GTATGAATGGCCATGATAATGGTGGTAAAAGGGTTCTGCTATGGAATGCTGCATCTGGAGGACTTCCAACAAATGAAACTACATTTGCAAAAGTTTTGAAAGAGCAGGGTTATTCTACAGGAATTATTG GTAAATGGCATCTTGGGGTAAATTGTAACTCTATGGATTATTTTTGCCACCACCCATTAAATCatggttttgattttttttatggcATACCTTTCACATTGGTCAATGAATGTGAACCATCGAGGCCCGGTGAGATTGCTGTGGAATATAAAAAGAAGTTATGGTTTGATGCACAGGTATTCTTCATCACAGTGCTCACACTTATAGCCAACAAGAAATGGAAATTAATCGACATTACATGGACAGTTATTGTGATCTTTGCCCTATCTGGCACATTGTTTTTCATGTATTGGTTTATAGCCTTTGCATTCCAACCGTATTGGAACTGTTTATTTATGAGGAATCTTGAAATTGTTGAACAGCCAATGGACCTGAAAACAAAATCTGGACAAATAATTAAAGAGGCCAAGGCATTTATTAACAG GAATGAAGACAAACCATTTCTACTATTTGTGTCTTTCCTCCATATCCACACCCCTCATTATACTACTAAGGAGTTCAGAGGACGAAGCAAACACGACTTGTATGGAGACAACATAGAAGAAATGGACTGGATGATTG GCCAAATTCTTGAGTCTATTGATCacaataatttaaaaaacaacaCGCTTATTTACTTTACTTCTGATCACGGCGCATACCTGGAAGGAATGGAAGGAAGTCCTCATTTGAAGGGCAGCAATGGAATTTACAGAG GTGGTAAAGGTATGGGGGGTCTTGAAGGTGGAATACGAGTGCCAGGGATCCTACGTTGGCCAGGTCGTCTTCCAGCAAATACTGTTATTGATAAACTTACAAGTCTTATGGATATTTTCCCAACTGTAACCAATCTTGGAGGAGGCATGCCACCAAAAGACAG AATAGTCGATGGCAAGGATCTTATGCCTCTGTTGGAAGGGCATGTTCTTAACTCCGGTCATGAATTTATGTTTCATTACTGTGCTGGGCACTTGCATGCGGTCCGTTGGCATCAGACTAGCA gtgAGACTATTTGGAAGGTTCATTACATTTCTCCAAAGTTCCCAGAAGGGGCTGGAGCATGTTATGGCTTGAAGTTGTGTCCCTGCAGTGGGGAAAAAGTGATCTACCATGTTCCACCACTGCTTTATAATCTCTCCAGTGATCCTTCAGAGAAAAATCCTCTCCCTAGTGATTCAGAACTATACAGCAAGGTGCTTCCAACCATACAGAAGGCTATAGCACGCCATAATGCAACTCTACACAAGGTACCCCAGCAGCTTTATGGATTAAACAACGCATGGAAACCTTGGCTGCAGCCATGCTGTGGGACATTTCCATTCTGTTGGTGCAATAAAGAGAATGACCCCTAA
- the LOC140119151 gene encoding arylsulfatase H-like isoform X1, whose product MRWGENRTHRCYMAILAFLLLVLGLCEPNEATSQKPNILLFMADDLGIGEIGCYGNYTIRTPNIDRLALEGVKLTQHISAASVCSPSRSAFLTGRYPIRTGMNGHDNGGKRVLLWNAASGGLPTNETTFAKVLKEQGYSTGIIGKWHLGVNCNSMDYFCHHPLNHGFDFFYGIPFTLVNECEPSRPGEIAVEYKKKLWFDAQVFFITVLTLIANKKWKLIDITWTVIVIFALSGTLFFMYWFIAFAFQPYWNCLFMRNLEIVEQPMDLKTKSGQIIKEAKAFINRNEDKPFLLFVSFLHIHTPHYTTKEFRGRSKHDLYGDNIEEMDWMIGQILESIDHNNLKNNTLIYFTSDHGAYLEGMEGSPHLKGSNGIYRGGKGMGGLEGGIRVPGILRWPGRLPANTVIDKLTSLMDIFPTVTNLGGGMPPKDRIVDGKDLMPLLEGHVLNSGHEFMFHYCAGHLHAVRWHQTSSETIWKVHYISPKFPEGAGACYGLKLCPCSGEKVIYHVPPLLYNLSSDPSEKNPLPSDSELYSKVLPTIQKAIARHNATLHKVPQQLYGLNNAWKPWLQPCCGTFPFCWCNKENDP is encoded by the exons GTGTTACATGGCCATTCTAGCATTTCTACTCTTGGTTCTTGGTTTATGTGAACCAAATGAAGCCACCTCTCAGAAGCCAAATATATTGCTGTTCATGGCTGACGACCTTGGAATTGGGGAGATTGGTTGTTATGGGAATTACACGATAAG GACTCCTAACATTGATAGACTGGCATTGGAAGGTGTAAAATTAACTCAACACATATCTGCAGCATCTGTATGTTCTCCAAGTAGATCAGCATTTCTTACTGGCCGATATCCTATTCGAACAG GTATGAATGGCCATGATAATGGTGGTAAAAGGGTTCTGCTATGGAATGCTGCATCTGGAGGACTTCCAACAAATGAAACTACATTTGCAAAAGTTTTGAAAGAGCAGGGTTATTCTACAGGAATTATTG GTAAATGGCATCTTGGGGTAAATTGTAACTCTATGGATTATTTTTGCCACCACCCATTAAATCatggttttgattttttttatggcATACCTTTCACATTGGTCAATGAATGTGAACCATCGAGGCCCGGTGAGATTGCTGTGGAATATAAAAAGAAGTTATGGTTTGATGCACAGGTATTCTTCATCACAGTGCTCACACTTATAGCCAACAAGAAATGGAAATTAATCGACATTACATGGACAGTTATTGTGATCTTTGCCCTATCTGGCACATTGTTTTTCATGTATTGGTTTATAGCCTTTGCATTCCAACCGTATTGGAACTGTTTATTTATGAGGAATCTTGAAATTGTTGAACAGCCAATGGACCTGAAAACAAAATCTGGACAAATAATTAAAGAGGCCAAGGCATTTATTAACAG GAATGAAGACAAACCATTTCTACTATTTGTGTCTTTCCTCCATATCCACACCCCTCATTATACTACTAAGGAGTTCAGAGGACGAAGCAAACACGACTTGTATGGAGACAACATAGAAGAAATGGACTGGATGATTG GCCAAATTCTTGAGTCTATTGATCacaataatttaaaaaacaacaCGCTTATTTACTTTACTTCTGATCACGGCGCATACCTGGAAGGAATGGAAGGAAGTCCTCATTTGAAGGGCAGCAATGGAATTTACAGAG GTGGTAAAGGTATGGGGGGTCTTGAAGGTGGAATACGAGTGCCAGGGATCCTACGTTGGCCAGGTCGTCTTCCAGCAAATACTGTTATTGATAAACTTACAAGTCTTATGGATATTTTCCCAACTGTAACCAATCTTGGAGGAGGCATGCCACCAAAAGACAG AATAGTCGATGGCAAGGATCTTATGCCTCTGTTGGAAGGGCATGTTCTTAACTCCGGTCATGAATTTATGTTTCATTACTGTGCTGGGCACTTGCATGCGGTCCGTTGGCATCAGACTAGCA gtgAGACTATTTGGAAGGTTCATTACATTTCTCCAAAGTTCCCAGAAGGGGCTGGAGCATGTTATGGCTTGAAGTTGTGTCCCTGCAGTGGGGAAAAAGTGATCTACCATGTTCCACCACTGCTTTATAATCTCTCCAGTGATCCTTCAGAGAAAAATCCTCTCCCTAGTGATTCAGAACTATACAGCAAGGTGCTTCCAACCATACAGAAGGCTATAGCACGCCATAATGCAACTCTACACAAGGTACCCCAGCAGCTTTATGGATTAAACAACGCATGGAAACCTTGGCTGCAGCCATGCTGTGGGACATTTCCATTCTGTTGGTGCAATAAAGAGAATGACCCCTAA
- the LOC140119151 gene encoding arylsulfatase D-like isoform X3 — MAILAFLLLVLGLCEPNEATSQKPNILLFMADDLGIGEIGCYGNYTIRTPNIDRLALEGVKLTQHISAASVCSPSRSAFLTGRYPIRTGMNGHDNGGKRVLLWNAASGGLPTNETTFAKVLKEQGYSTGIIGKWHLGVNCNSMDYFCHHPLNHGFDFFYGIPFTLVNECEPSRPGEIAVEYKKKLWFDAQVFFITVLTLIANKKWKLIDITWTVIVIFALSGTLFFMYWFIAFAFQPYWNCLFMRNLEIVEQPMDLKTKSGQIIKEAKAFINRNEDKPFLLFVSFLHIHTPHYTTKEFRGRSKHDLYGDNIEEMDWMIGQILESIDHNNLKNNTLIYFTSDHGAYLEGMEGSPHLKGSNGIYRGGKGMGGLEGGIRVPGILRWPGRLPANTVIDKLTSLMDIFPTVTNLGGGMPPKDRIVDGKDLMPLLEGHVLNSGHEFMFHYCAGHLHAVRWHQTSSETIWKVHYISPKFPEGAGACYGLKLCPCSGEKVIYHVPPLLYNLSSDPSEKNPLPSDSELYSKVLPTIQKAIARHNATLHKVPQQLYGLNNAWKPWLQPCCGTFPFCWCNKENDP, encoded by the exons ATGGCCATTCTAGCATTTCTACTCTTGGTTCTTGGTTTATGTGAACCAAATGAAGCCACCTCTCAGAAGCCAAATATATTGCTGTTCATGGCTGACGACCTTGGAATTGGGGAGATTGGTTGTTATGGGAATTACACGATAAG GACTCCTAACATTGATAGACTGGCATTGGAAGGTGTAAAATTAACTCAACACATATCTGCAGCATCTGTATGTTCTCCAAGTAGATCAGCATTTCTTACTGGCCGATATCCTATTCGAACAG GTATGAATGGCCATGATAATGGTGGTAAAAGGGTTCTGCTATGGAATGCTGCATCTGGAGGACTTCCAACAAATGAAACTACATTTGCAAAAGTTTTGAAAGAGCAGGGTTATTCTACAGGAATTATTG GTAAATGGCATCTTGGGGTAAATTGTAACTCTATGGATTATTTTTGCCACCACCCATTAAATCatggttttgattttttttatggcATACCTTTCACATTGGTCAATGAATGTGAACCATCGAGGCCCGGTGAGATTGCTGTGGAATATAAAAAGAAGTTATGGTTTGATGCACAGGTATTCTTCATCACAGTGCTCACACTTATAGCCAACAAGAAATGGAAATTAATCGACATTACATGGACAGTTATTGTGATCTTTGCCCTATCTGGCACATTGTTTTTCATGTATTGGTTTATAGCCTTTGCATTCCAACCGTATTGGAACTGTTTATTTATGAGGAATCTTGAAATTGTTGAACAGCCAATGGACCTGAAAACAAAATCTGGACAAATAATTAAAGAGGCCAAGGCATTTATTAACAG GAATGAAGACAAACCATTTCTACTATTTGTGTCTTTCCTCCATATCCACACCCCTCATTATACTACTAAGGAGTTCAGAGGACGAAGCAAACACGACTTGTATGGAGACAACATAGAAGAAATGGACTGGATGATTG GCCAAATTCTTGAGTCTATTGATCacaataatttaaaaaacaacaCGCTTATTTACTTTACTTCTGATCACGGCGCATACCTGGAAGGAATGGAAGGAAGTCCTCATTTGAAGGGCAGCAATGGAATTTACAGAG GTGGTAAAGGTATGGGGGGTCTTGAAGGTGGAATACGAGTGCCAGGGATCCTACGTTGGCCAGGTCGTCTTCCAGCAAATACTGTTATTGATAAACTTACAAGTCTTATGGATATTTTCCCAACTGTAACCAATCTTGGAGGAGGCATGCCACCAAAAGACAG AATAGTCGATGGCAAGGATCTTATGCCTCTGTTGGAAGGGCATGTTCTTAACTCCGGTCATGAATTTATGTTTCATTACTGTGCTGGGCACTTGCATGCGGTCCGTTGGCATCAGACTAGCA gtgAGACTATTTGGAAGGTTCATTACATTTCTCCAAAGTTCCCAGAAGGGGCTGGAGCATGTTATGGCTTGAAGTTGTGTCCCTGCAGTGGGGAAAAAGTGATCTACCATGTTCCACCACTGCTTTATAATCTCTCCAGTGATCCTTCAGAGAAAAATCCTCTCCCTAGTGATTCAGAACTATACAGCAAGGTGCTTCCAACCATACAGAAGGCTATAGCACGCCATAATGCAACTCTACACAAGGTACCCCAGCAGCTTTATGGATTAAACAACGCATGGAAACCTTGGCTGCAGCCATGCTGTGGGACATTTCCATTCTGTTGGTGCAATAAAGAGAATGACCCCTAA
- the LOC140119151 gene encoding arylsulfatase D-like isoform X4: MNGHDNGGKRVLLWNAASGGLPTNETTFAKVLKEQGYSTGIIGKWHLGVNCNSMDYFCHHPLNHGFDFFYGIPFTLVNECEPSRPGEIAVEYKKKLWFDAQVFFITVLTLIANKKWKLIDITWTVIVIFALSGTLFFMYWFIAFAFQPYWNCLFMRNLEIVEQPMDLKTKSGQIIKEAKAFINRNEDKPFLLFVSFLHIHTPHYTTKEFRGRSKHDLYGDNIEEMDWMIGQILESIDHNNLKNNTLIYFTSDHGAYLEGMEGSPHLKGSNGIYRGGKGMGGLEGGIRVPGILRWPGRLPANTVIDKLTSLMDIFPTVTNLGGGMPPKDRIVDGKDLMPLLEGHVLNSGHEFMFHYCAGHLHAVRWHQTSSETIWKVHYISPKFPEGAGACYGLKLCPCSGEKVIYHVPPLLYNLSSDPSEKNPLPSDSELYSKVLPTIQKAIARHNATLHKVPQQLYGLNNAWKPWLQPCCGTFPFCWCNKENDP; encoded by the exons ATGAATGGCCATGATAATGGTGGTAAAAGGGTTCTGCTATGGAATGCTGCATCTGGAGGACTTCCAACAAATGAAACTACATTTGCAAAAGTTTTGAAAGAGCAGGGTTATTCTACAGGAATTATTG GTAAATGGCATCTTGGGGTAAATTGTAACTCTATGGATTATTTTTGCCACCACCCATTAAATCatggttttgattttttttatggcATACCTTTCACATTGGTCAATGAATGTGAACCATCGAGGCCCGGTGAGATTGCTGTGGAATATAAAAAGAAGTTATGGTTTGATGCACAGGTATTCTTCATCACAGTGCTCACACTTATAGCCAACAAGAAATGGAAATTAATCGACATTACATGGACAGTTATTGTGATCTTTGCCCTATCTGGCACATTGTTTTTCATGTATTGGTTTATAGCCTTTGCATTCCAACCGTATTGGAACTGTTTATTTATGAGGAATCTTGAAATTGTTGAACAGCCAATGGACCTGAAAACAAAATCTGGACAAATAATTAAAGAGGCCAAGGCATTTATTAACAG GAATGAAGACAAACCATTTCTACTATTTGTGTCTTTCCTCCATATCCACACCCCTCATTATACTACTAAGGAGTTCAGAGGACGAAGCAAACACGACTTGTATGGAGACAACATAGAAGAAATGGACTGGATGATTG GCCAAATTCTTGAGTCTATTGATCacaataatttaaaaaacaacaCGCTTATTTACTTTACTTCTGATCACGGCGCATACCTGGAAGGAATGGAAGGAAGTCCTCATTTGAAGGGCAGCAATGGAATTTACAGAG GTGGTAAAGGTATGGGGGGTCTTGAAGGTGGAATACGAGTGCCAGGGATCCTACGTTGGCCAGGTCGTCTTCCAGCAAATACTGTTATTGATAAACTTACAAGTCTTATGGATATTTTCCCAACTGTAACCAATCTTGGAGGAGGCATGCCACCAAAAGACAG AATAGTCGATGGCAAGGATCTTATGCCTCTGTTGGAAGGGCATGTTCTTAACTCCGGTCATGAATTTATGTTTCATTACTGTGCTGGGCACTTGCATGCGGTCCGTTGGCATCAGACTAGCA gtgAGACTATTTGGAAGGTTCATTACATTTCTCCAAAGTTCCCAGAAGGGGCTGGAGCATGTTATGGCTTGAAGTTGTGTCCCTGCAGTGGGGAAAAAGTGATCTACCATGTTCCACCACTGCTTTATAATCTCTCCAGTGATCCTTCAGAGAAAAATCCTCTCCCTAGTGATTCAGAACTATACAGCAAGGTGCTTCCAACCATACAGAAGGCTATAGCACGCCATAATGCAACTCTACACAAGGTACCCCAGCAGCTTTATGGATTAAACAACGCATGGAAACCTTGGCTGCAGCCATGCTGTGGGACATTTCCATTCTGTTGGTGCAATAAAGAGAATGACCCCTAA